One genomic segment of Gopherus flavomarginatus isolate rGopFla2 chromosome 11, rGopFla2.mat.asm, whole genome shotgun sequence includes these proteins:
- the SLA2 gene encoding src-like-adapter 2 gives MGSLPSRSKQLVIQPSPAAAMQATAPVQTGLNSYVAVALCSFPAGGQAETILRPGEQLNVLSEDGEWWNVVSLVTGKECSVPSSHVAKVWHRWLYEGVSREKAEELLLLPCNHSGSFLIRESQTRQGCYSLSVRRTNLSSWDSVKHYRINRLENGWLYIAPRLTFPSLQELVDYYSEIGDGLCCLLKEPCFIQGAVQVPAQNLALPVVVNKSSLNWQELDSSALFSEAPAQEGESPVSLGLREAISSYLFLTEELPPEKGEKGRLWKSA, from the exons ATGGGAAGTTTGCCCAGCAGGAGCAAGCAGCTTGTcattcagcccagcccagctgctgccatGCAGGCCACTGCCCCCGTGCAGACAG GTCTGAACAGCTACGTGGCAGTTGCCTTGTGCTCTTtccctgctggggggcaggcagagacCATCCTGCGACCAGGCGAGCAGCTGAACGTCCTATCTGA GGATGGGGAATGGTGGAACGTGGTGTCACTAGTCACCGGCAAGGAGTGTTCGGTCCCCAGCAGCCATGTGGCGAAGGTGTGGCATAG GTGGCTGTATGAGGGCGTTAGCCGGGAGAAAGCCGaggagctgctgcttctgccgTGCAACCACAGCGGTTCCTTCCTGATCCGAGAGAGCCAGACCAGGCAAG GCTGCTACTCCTTGTCAGTCAGGCGCACCAACCTCTCCTCCTGGGACTCCGTCAAACACTATCGCATCAACCGCCTGGAGAACGGCTGGCTTTACATCGCCCCACGCCTCACCTTCCCCAGCCTGCAGGAGCTGGTGGACTATTACTCCG AAATCGGGGACGGGTTGTGCTGCCTCCTCAAGGAGCCATGCTTCATCCAAGGAGCAGTTCAagtcccagcccagaacctggctCTGCCTGTGGTTGTCAACAAATCGTCTCTCAACTGGCAGGAGCTTGACAG CTCGGCCCTGTTTTCAGAGGCTCCAGCCCAAGAAGGGGAGTCCCCTGTCAGCCTGGGCCTGCGAGAAGCCATCAGCTCCTACCTCTTTCTGACGGAAGAGCTGCCCCCGGAGAAGGGCGAGAAGGGCCGTCTGTGGAAGAGCGCCTGA